One Actinospica robiniae DSM 44927 genomic region harbors:
- a CDS encoding UDP-N-acetylmuramoyl-L-alanyl-D-glutamate--2,6-diaminopimelate ligase → MPSPSHPQTSASTPAPDPRPQADPGRTLKELAAALAQARIVGTHDALDLEVRGFTLDSRAVRPGDLYAALPGALAHGAQFADDAAARGAVAVLTDEEGAKLSAEAGLPTVLVPEVRPALGPVGAALYGHPAEAMTMLGITGTNGKTTTSFLMDGGLRAAGVRTGVIGTTGTWIGDTAVKTLRTTPEAPDLQALLAAMRGHEVQAVSMEVSSHALAYGRTAGIRYRVAAFTNLTQDHLDFHADFEDYFEAKAKLFTPGYTQLAVVNIDDPYGRRIAERARGFGIETWTISPTGQPADWRAVDIDSSINGSAFTVVGPDGARRGASVRLAGQFNVANALTAIVSLIAAGIEPTSAIAGVGAVPGVPGRVQRIEAGQEYLAVVDYSHTPDSISNVLAALRPVTAGRLRIVVGCGGDRDRAKRPLMGAAAAEGADEVILTNDNPRSEDPLAILAAAEVGARSAAAAGARAEIEVCPDRAEAIARAVARSEAGDTVVVAGKGHEQGQEIAGVIHPFDDAAVLRAAIQHAAAGREAAHG, encoded by the coding sequence GTGCCCTCCCCGTCCCACCCTCAAACCTCCGCTTCCACTCCGGCCCCCGATCCCCGGCCGCAGGCCGATCCGGGCCGGACGCTCAAGGAGCTCGCCGCGGCGCTTGCGCAGGCCAGGATCGTCGGCACGCACGACGCGCTGGATCTGGAAGTGCGCGGCTTCACCCTCGACTCCCGCGCGGTGCGGCCGGGCGACCTGTACGCCGCGCTGCCCGGGGCCCTGGCCCACGGCGCCCAGTTCGCCGACGACGCGGCCGCCCGCGGCGCGGTGGCCGTGCTGACCGACGAGGAGGGCGCCAAGCTCTCCGCCGAGGCCGGTCTGCCCACCGTGCTCGTGCCCGAGGTGCGCCCGGCGCTCGGCCCGGTCGGCGCGGCCCTCTACGGCCACCCGGCCGAGGCCATGACGATGCTCGGGATCACCGGGACCAACGGCAAGACGACCACCAGCTTCCTGATGGACGGCGGCCTGCGCGCGGCGGGCGTGCGCACCGGCGTCATCGGCACCACCGGCACCTGGATCGGCGACACCGCCGTCAAGACCCTGCGCACCACCCCGGAGGCGCCGGATCTGCAGGCGCTGCTCGCCGCCATGCGCGGGCACGAGGTGCAGGCGGTCTCGATGGAGGTCTCCAGCCACGCGCTGGCGTACGGACGCACCGCCGGGATCCGTTACCGGGTGGCCGCCTTCACCAACCTGACGCAGGACCACCTCGACTTCCACGCCGACTTCGAGGACTACTTCGAGGCCAAGGCGAAGCTGTTCACGCCCGGCTACACGCAGCTGGCCGTGGTCAACATCGACGACCCGTACGGCCGCCGCATCGCCGAGCGGGCGCGCGGGTTCGGCATCGAGACCTGGACCATCTCGCCCACCGGCCAGCCGGCCGACTGGCGCGCGGTGGACATCGACTCGAGCATCAACGGCTCGGCCTTCACCGTGGTCGGCCCGGACGGCGCCCGCCGCGGTGCCTCGGTCCGGCTGGCCGGCCAGTTCAACGTGGCCAACGCGCTGACCGCGATCGTCTCGCTGATCGCCGCCGGGATCGAGCCGACCTCGGCGATCGCCGGCGTGGGCGCGGTGCCCGGGGTGCCGGGCCGGGTCCAGCGGATCGAGGCCGGCCAGGAGTACCTGGCCGTGGTCGACTACTCGCACACCCCCGACTCGATCAGCAACGTGCTGGCCGCGCTGCGCCCGGTCACCGCCGGGCGGCTGCGCATCGTCGTGGGCTGCGGCGGGGACCGGGACCGGGCCAAGCGGCCGCTGATGGGCGCGGCCGCGGCCGAGGGCGCCGACGAGGTCATCCTCACCAACGACAACCCGCGCTCCGAGGACCCGCTGGCCATCCTGGCCGCGGCCGAGGTCGGCGCGCGGTCCGCGGCGGCGGCCGGGGCGCGGGCCGAGATCGAGGTCTGCCCCGACCGGGCCGAGGCGATCGCCCGCGCGGTCGCCCGCAGCGAGGCCGGCGACACCGTGGTGGTGGCCGGCAAGGGACACGAACAAGGTCAGGAGATCGCCGGAGTGATCCACCCCTTCGACGACGCGGCGGTCCTGCGCGCCGCGATCCAGCACGCCGCGGCCGGGCGAGAGGCGGCGCACGGGTGA